The Maniola hyperantus chromosome 2, iAphHyp1.2, whole genome shotgun sequence genome includes a region encoding these proteins:
- the LOC138403366 gene encoding uncharacterized protein, whose translation MTERTQRTVLNSQTREFLIRLRNYFDREAQNGGPILPITSVVERVADALNIGQRTVRRITKKKYGETGTEENKLHTPKKRKRAKPVVGIDSFDADAIRRHVYGYYLQKEYPTRKKLVHSLKEAGLFFGGESSLTKILKTIGFRYKKCNKRKILMERFDIAMARYTFLRQVKEIKNWQNVVFLDETWLNANHTVGRSWNDDTAASTSKVPVGKGSRLIICHAGTINGFVEGSLMAFASKTTGDYHEDMNGEKFTEWFTSMLCSLPEPSIIIMDNAPYHSMQIDKPPAQSQKKADIVAWLRKNGVDANMNMLKAELVRLLKENKPTKIRYVIDEIALEHGHRVIRLPPYHCEYNAIELVWAQIKGYAARHNTEPPFTTKKC comes from the coding sequence atgaccgaacgtacgcagagaactgttctaaatagtcagacacgtgagttcctaatacgccttcgtaactatttcgatcgtgaagctcaaaatggagggccaattttacctataacgtcagtggttgaacgcgtagctgatgcgcttaatattggacaacgaactgttagacggataactaaaaaaaaatatggcgagactggcacagaagaaaataaacttcacacaccaaaaaagagaaaacgagcaaaaccagtcgtaggcatcgatagctttgatgccgatgctatccgaagacatgtttacggctactatttacagaaggagtatccaacaagaaaaaagttggtgcattcactgaaggaagctggattattcttcggtggggaaagttctttaacgaagattttgaagaccattggatttcgatacaaaaaatgtaacaaacgcaaaatattgatggaaagatttgatatagcgatggcaaggtatacttttttacggcaagtgaaagaaatcaaaaattggcaaaatgttgtgttcttggatgaaacatggcttaatgctaaccatactgtaggccgttcttggaacgatgacacagcagcatctacttccaaagttcctgtaggaaaaggatcgcgacttataatttgtcacgccggaaccatcaacgggtttgtcgaaggttctctcatggcttttgcgtcaaaaaccactggagactatcatgaagacatgaatggagaaaagtttactgaatggtttacctcaatgttgtgtagcctccctgaaccatctattataattatggacaacgccccataccactcgatgcaaattgacaagccacctgcccaatcccaaaagaaagctgatatcgtcgcatggcttcgtaaaaatggcgtagatgcaaacatgaatatgttaaaagcggaattagtacgtcttttaaaagaaaacaaaccaaccaagatccgatacgtcattgacgaaatagcattagaacatgggcacagagttatacggttaccgccttaccattgtgagtataatgcgattgagttggtgtgggctcaaattaagggatatgctgcaagacacaatacagaacccccatttaccacaaaaaaatgctaa